Proteins encoded by one window of Micromonospora coxensis:
- a CDS encoding zinc finger domain-containing protein, with protein sequence MPEGDTVWNTARVLHRALAGARLTGSDFRVPQLAATDLTGWTVRESASRGKHLLLRLAAPADHAGDPHWTLHSHLRMDGVWRAYAPGERWTARPAHLIRVVLRAADAVAVGYHLHELALLPTAQEETLVGYLGPDLLGDDWDPAEAVRRLAAHPDATIGEALLDQRNLAGVGNLYKCEVLFLRGLSPWTPVGAVPDLAGTVTLAQKLLAANRGRWTQSTTGSLHRGSTSYVYGRRAQPCRRCGTAIRKEELGERVTYWCPRCQPGRP encoded by the coding sequence GTGCCCGAAGGCGACACCGTCTGGAACACCGCCCGCGTCCTGCACCGCGCGCTGGCCGGGGCCCGGCTCACCGGCAGCGACTTCCGGGTGCCGCAGCTCGCCGCCACCGACCTGACCGGGTGGACGGTCCGCGAGTCCGCCAGCCGGGGCAAGCACCTGCTGCTGCGGCTCGCCGCGCCGGCGGACCATGCCGGGGACCCGCACTGGACGCTGCACTCGCACCTGCGGATGGACGGCGTCTGGCGGGCGTACGCCCCGGGCGAGCGGTGGACCGCCCGGCCCGCGCACCTGATCCGGGTGGTGCTGCGCGCCGCCGACGCGGTCGCCGTCGGCTACCACCTGCACGAGCTGGCCCTGCTGCCCACGGCGCAGGAGGAGACGCTGGTCGGGTACCTCGGCCCGGACCTGCTCGGCGACGACTGGGACCCGGCCGAGGCGGTCCGCCGGCTCGCCGCGCACCCGGACGCCACCATCGGCGAGGCCCTGCTGGACCAGCGCAACCTGGCCGGGGTGGGCAACCTCTACAAGTGCGAGGTGCTCTTCCTGCGGGGACTGTCCCCGTGGACGCCGGTCGGCGCGGTGCCCGACCTGGCCGGCACGGTGACCCTGGCGCAGAAGCTGCTCGCCGCCAACCGGGGCCGCTGGACGCAGAGCACCACCGGCTCGCTGCACCGGGGATCGACCAGTTACGTGTACGGCCGTCGGGCGCAGCCCTGCCGGCGCTGCGGCACCGCCATCCGCAAGGAGGAGCTGGGCGAACGGGTCACCTACTGGTGCCCCCGCTGCCAGCCCGGCCGACCCTGA
- a CDS encoding CPCC family cysteine-rich protein, translating into MGELWVPVACPCCASRTGGGTCPVCFWTDDGQGDADADEVRGGPNGDLSLTHARLNFAVYGASHPRYQDMVRPPHPDERP; encoded by the coding sequence GTGGGTGAGCTCTGGGTTCCCGTCGCCTGTCCGTGCTGCGCGTCCCGGACCGGTGGCGGCACCTGCCCGGTCTGCTTCTGGACCGACGACGGCCAGGGTGACGCCGACGCCGACGAGGTGCGCGGCGGCCCGAACGGCGACCTCAGCCTCACCCACGCCCGGCTGAACTTCGCCGTGTACGGCGCCAGCCACCCCCGCTACCAGGACATGGTCCGCCCGCCCCACCCGGACGAGCGTCCCTGA
- a CDS encoding SAM hydrolase/SAM-dependent halogenase family protein codes for MTPTAWISLTTDYGLADGFVAACHGVIARLAPAVRVIDVTHLVPPADVRRGAAVLAQTVPSLPYGVHVGVVDPGVGTARRGVALVTPGGMLVGPDNGLLLPAATALGGVTASVELANPAWLAPQVSRTFHGRDVFAPVAARLALGASPAEAGPAVDPATLVRLPEPVVRTEPGGFVAEVLTVDHFGNVQLAAGADLHDALPARPRVAGHPALRGRTFGDAPDGALVVLVDSAGLLAVAVNGGRAADLLGVAPGDLVRVTGADG; via the coding sequence ATGACCCCGACCGCCTGGATCTCGCTGACCACCGACTACGGTCTCGCCGACGGTTTCGTGGCCGCCTGTCACGGGGTGATCGCCCGACTGGCCCCGGCGGTACGGGTGATCGACGTGACCCATCTGGTGCCGCCGGCCGACGTCCGTCGGGGCGCGGCGGTGCTCGCCCAGACCGTGCCGTCCCTGCCGTACGGGGTGCACGTCGGCGTGGTCGACCCCGGTGTCGGCACGGCACGGCGCGGCGTCGCCCTGGTCACCCCGGGCGGGATGCTGGTCGGGCCGGACAACGGCCTGCTGCTGCCGGCCGCCACGGCGCTGGGCGGGGTGACCGCGTCGGTGGAGCTGGCCAATCCGGCCTGGCTGGCCCCGCAGGTGTCGCGCACCTTCCACGGCCGGGACGTCTTCGCGCCGGTGGCCGCCCGGCTCGCCCTGGGCGCGTCGCCGGCCGAGGCGGGCCCGGCCGTCGACCCGGCGACCCTGGTACGCCTGCCGGAGCCGGTCGTCCGCACCGAGCCCGGCGGGTTCGTGGCCGAGGTGCTCACCGTCGACCACTTCGGCAACGTCCAGCTCGCCGCCGGGGCCGACCTGCACGACGCGTTGCCCGCCCGGCCGCGCGTCGCGGGCCACCCCGCGCTGCGGGGGCGCACCTTCGGTGACGCGCCCGACGGCGCGCTGGTGGTGCTGGTGGACTCCGCCGGCCTGCTGGCGGTGGCGGTGAACGGCGGGCGCGCGGCGGACCTGCTCGGCGTCGCCCCGGGCGACCTCGTCCGGGTGACCGGCGCGGACGGCTGA
- a CDS encoding Lhr family helicase, protein MTEQVDGAQHAVLADFGPATREWFRAAFAAPTAAQAGAWRSVAAGRNALVVAPTGSGKTLAAFLWSMDRLAKEPPPAEARQRCRVLYVSPLKALAVDVERNLRAPLAGIRQAAGRLGVAPPEITVGMRTGDTPADERRAFARTPPDILITTPESLFLLLTSAARDSLRGVETVIVDEVHAVAGTKRGAHLALSLERLDELLERPAQRIGLSATVRPIDACARFLGGARPVDVVQPATPKTIEVSVQVPVEDMTRLDEQEPPEDDLGGPGPRRASIWPAVEERVFALIRAHRSTIVFTNSRRSAERLCARLNELAAEEPATTAVGGPGGPPPTGLTARGGRPVGVSDGSAPDGEPAAGDGGPADGPADGADGGGDLADGPADRADGPARGADAWGGPVGPVRVDRPPAAVMAQSGAAAGASPVIARAHHGSVSREERKHIEEALKSGQLPAVVATSSLELGIDMGAVDLVVQIEAPPSVAAGLQRVGRAGHQVGAVSRGVVFPKHRGDLLSCTVVAERMATGAIEELHYPRNPLDVLAQQVVAMVALEPWRVGDLAVLVRRAAPFAELPDSALHAVLDMLSGRYPSTAFAELRPRLVWDRATDVLTGRPGAQRLAVTSGGTIPDRGLFGVFLAGAQRAARVGELDEEMVYESRVGDVFLLGSSSWRIEEITPDRVLVSPAPGQAARMPFWKGDQLGRPVELGRAIGARVRALLRQGDDEAVAALRAGGLDDWAAGNLMAYLREQRAATRSLPDDRTVVVERFRDELGDWRLAVHSVLGARVNGPWALAIGRRLAERYGVDAQVMPADDGIVVRLPDTADTPPGADVVVFEPDEIAQLVEESVGTSALFASRFRECAARSLLLPRRDPRRRQPLWQQRQRAAQLLDVAREYADFPVTLEAARECLQDVFDQPALAGLMRDLAARKVRLVEVETDRPSPFARSLLFGYVGAFLYEGDAPLAERRAAALALDSALLGELLGRVDLRELLDPVVLTETERQLRWRTEQRRPRDAEDVVELLRVVGDLSEAELAERGVPVGWLTELAAARRVLRVRIAGEERWVGVEDAARLRDALGVALPVGVAEAYLAPVADPLGDLVARYARTHGPFAATTCAARFGLGVFVVEQALRRLAATGRVVSGEFAPDTVGTQWCDAEVLRLLRRRSLAALRREIEPVPPRALAAFLPRWQQVGSSARGVEALAAAVEQVQGVAVPASALERLVLPARVADYSPAQLDELCASGEVLWAGAGAISGGDGWVTLAYADAAPLLLPPPDEAVSLTPLHQAVLDALADGQALFFRALSDRVGATDDAALTAVVWDLVWAGHLTNDTLAPLRAVLGAGGSHRSRPAAPRTRYRRPGRVALPSRTGPPTVAGRWSRLPDRDLDPTRRAAALADLLLERHGVVTRGAVLAEQVTGGFAAVYPVLSALEERGAARRGYFVEGLGAAQFAVPGAVDRIRALADPADGARGRGGPTLVLAATDPANPYGAALPWPERVVDSGDGAAPATGHRAGRKAGALVVLVGGDLVLYVERGGRTILSFTDDTDTLAAAGKALADAVHSGALGAMSVERADGEAVQASPLRDALTAAGFRATPRGLRLRG, encoded by the coding sequence GTGACGGAGCAGGTGGACGGCGCGCAGCACGCGGTGCTGGCCGACTTCGGGCCGGCGACCCGGGAGTGGTTCCGCGCCGCCTTCGCCGCGCCCACCGCCGCCCAGGCCGGCGCCTGGCGTTCGGTGGCCGCCGGGCGCAACGCGCTGGTCGTCGCCCCGACCGGCTCCGGCAAGACCCTCGCCGCCTTCCTCTGGTCAATGGACCGGCTGGCCAAGGAACCGCCCCCGGCCGAGGCGCGGCAGCGCTGCCGGGTGCTCTACGTCAGCCCGCTCAAGGCGCTCGCCGTGGACGTCGAGCGCAACCTGCGCGCCCCGCTGGCCGGGATCCGGCAGGCCGCCGGCCGGCTGGGCGTCGCACCGCCGGAGATCACCGTCGGCATGCGCACCGGCGACACCCCCGCCGACGAGCGCCGTGCCTTCGCCCGGACCCCGCCGGACATCCTCATCACCACGCCGGAATCGCTGTTCCTGCTGCTCACCTCCGCCGCCCGGGACTCCCTGCGCGGCGTCGAGACGGTGATCGTCGACGAGGTGCACGCGGTCGCCGGCACCAAACGCGGCGCCCACCTGGCGCTCTCCCTGGAACGCCTCGACGAGCTGCTGGAGCGGCCCGCCCAGCGGATCGGGCTCTCCGCCACGGTCCGGCCGATCGACGCCTGCGCCCGGTTCCTCGGCGGGGCCCGCCCGGTCGACGTGGTGCAGCCGGCCACCCCGAAGACCATCGAGGTGAGCGTCCAGGTCCCGGTGGAGGACATGACCCGCCTCGACGAGCAGGAGCCACCCGAGGACGACCTCGGCGGTCCGGGCCCGCGCCGTGCCTCGATCTGGCCGGCCGTCGAGGAGCGGGTCTTCGCGTTGATCCGGGCGCACCGGTCGACCATCGTCTTCACCAACTCGCGGCGCAGCGCCGAGCGGCTCTGCGCCCGCCTCAACGAGCTGGCCGCCGAGGAGCCGGCCACCACCGCCGTGGGCGGGCCCGGCGGCCCGCCCCCGACCGGGCTCACCGCCCGGGGCGGCCGGCCGGTGGGCGTATCCGACGGGTCGGCGCCGGACGGTGAGCCGGCGGCCGGCGACGGCGGCCCGGCGGACGGGCCGGCCGACGGGGCGGACGGTGGCGGGGACCTGGCGGACGGCCCGGCGGACAGGGCGGACGGCCCGGCCCGCGGGGCGGACGCGTGGGGTGGGCCGGTCGGGCCGGTACGGGTGGACCGGCCGCCGGCCGCGGTGATGGCGCAGTCCGGCGCGGCGGCCGGCGCGAGCCCGGTGATCGCCCGCGCGCACCACGGCAGCGTCTCCCGGGAGGAGCGCAAGCACATCGAGGAGGCGCTCAAGTCCGGCCAGCTCCCCGCCGTGGTGGCCACCTCCAGCCTGGAGCTCGGCATCGACATGGGCGCGGTCGACCTGGTGGTGCAGATCGAGGCGCCGCCCAGCGTCGCCGCCGGCCTGCAACGCGTCGGCCGGGCCGGGCACCAGGTCGGCGCGGTGTCGCGGGGCGTGGTCTTCCCCAAGCATCGGGGCGACCTGCTCTCCTGCACGGTCGTCGCCGAGCGGATGGCCACCGGCGCCATCGAGGAGCTGCACTACCCCCGCAACCCGCTCGACGTGCTGGCGCAGCAGGTCGTGGCGATGGTGGCCCTGGAGCCGTGGCGCGTCGGTGACCTCGCGGTGCTGGTCCGCCGGGCGGCGCCCTTCGCCGAGCTGCCCGACTCGGCGCTGCACGCCGTGCTCGACATGCTCTCCGGGCGCTACCCGTCGACCGCCTTCGCCGAACTGCGGCCCCGGCTGGTCTGGGACCGCGCCACCGACGTGCTCACCGGCCGGCCCGGCGCCCAGCGCCTCGCCGTCACCAGCGGCGGCACCATCCCGGACCGGGGGCTCTTCGGGGTCTTCCTGGCCGGCGCGCAGCGCGCCGCCCGGGTCGGCGAGCTGGACGAGGAGATGGTCTACGAGTCCCGCGTCGGCGACGTGTTCCTGCTCGGCTCCTCCTCCTGGCGGATCGAGGAGATCACCCCCGACCGGGTGCTGGTCTCCCCCGCCCCCGGCCAGGCCGCCCGGATGCCGTTCTGGAAGGGCGACCAGCTCGGCCGCCCGGTCGAGCTGGGCCGGGCCATCGGCGCCCGGGTCCGCGCCCTGCTGCGCCAGGGCGACGACGAGGCGGTCGCCGCGCTGCGCGCCGGCGGGCTGGACGACTGGGCGGCCGGCAACCTGATGGCGTACCTGCGGGAGCAGCGGGCCGCCACCCGGTCCCTGCCCGACGACCGGACCGTGGTGGTGGAACGGTTCCGTGACGAGCTGGGCGACTGGCGGCTCGCTGTGCACAGCGTCCTCGGCGCCCGGGTCAACGGGCCGTGGGCGCTGGCCATCGGCCGCCGGCTCGCCGAACGGTACGGGGTGGACGCCCAGGTGATGCCCGCCGACGACGGGATCGTGGTCCGGCTGCCCGACACCGCCGACACCCCGCCCGGCGCGGACGTGGTGGTCTTCGAGCCGGACGAGATCGCCCAGCTCGTGGAGGAGTCGGTCGGCACCTCCGCGCTGTTCGCGTCCCGGTTCCGCGAGTGCGCGGCCCGGTCGCTGCTGCTGCCCCGCCGCGATCCGCGTCGCCGCCAGCCGCTGTGGCAGCAGCGCCAGCGCGCCGCCCAACTGCTCGACGTCGCCCGCGAGTACGCCGACTTCCCGGTCACCCTGGAGGCCGCCCGGGAGTGCCTGCAGGACGTCTTCGACCAGCCGGCCCTGGCCGGCCTGATGCGTGACCTCGCCGCCCGCAAGGTGCGCCTGGTCGAGGTGGAGACCGACCGGCCCTCACCGTTCGCCCGCTCGCTGCTCTTCGGGTACGTCGGCGCGTTCCTCTACGAGGGCGACGCCCCGCTGGCGGAGCGGCGGGCCGCCGCCCTGGCGCTGGACTCGGCCCTGCTCGGCGAGCTGCTCGGCCGGGTGGACCTGCGCGAGCTGCTCGACCCGGTGGTGCTCACCGAGACCGAACGGCAGTTGCGCTGGCGCACCGAGCAGCGCCGCCCCCGTGACGCCGAGGACGTGGTCGAGCTGCTCCGGGTGGTCGGCGACCTCTCCGAGGCGGAGCTGGCCGAGCGGGGGGTGCCGGTCGGCTGGCTGACCGAGCTGGCGGCGGCCCGGCGGGTGCTGCGGGTCCGCATCGCCGGCGAGGAGCGCTGGGTCGGCGTCGAGGACGCCGCCCGGCTGCGCGACGCGCTCGGCGTGGCGCTGCCGGTCGGGGTCGCCGAGGCGTACCTGGCGCCGGTGGCCGACCCGCTCGGCGACCTGGTCGCCCGGTACGCCCGCACCCACGGCCCGTTCGCCGCGACGACCTGCGCCGCCCGCTTCGGCCTCGGCGTCTTCGTGGTGGAGCAGGCGCTGCGCCGGCTCGCCGCCACCGGGCGGGTCGTCTCCGGCGAGTTCGCCCCGGACACCGTCGGCACCCAGTGGTGCGACGCCGAGGTGCTGCGGCTGCTGCGCCGGCGCAGCCTGGCCGCGCTGCGCCGGGAGATCGAGCCGGTCCCGCCCCGGGCCCTGGCGGCGTTCCTGCCCCGCTGGCAGCAGGTCGGCTCGTCGGCCCGGGGCGTGGAGGCGCTCGCCGCCGCCGTCGAGCAGGTGCAGGGGGTGGCGGTGCCGGCGTCCGCGCTGGAACGCCTCGTCCTGCCCGCCCGGGTCGCCGACTACTCCCCCGCCCAGCTCGACGAGCTGTGCGCCAGCGGCGAGGTGCTCTGGGCCGGCGCCGGGGCGATCTCCGGCGGGGACGGCTGGGTCACCCTGGCGTACGCGGACGCCGCGCCGCTGCTGCTGCCCCCGCCGGACGAGGCGGTGAGCCTCACCCCGCTGCACCAGGCGGTGCTCGACGCGCTCGCCGACGGGCAGGCGCTGTTCTTCCGCGCGCTCTCCGACCGGGTGGGCGCCACCGACGACGCCGCGCTGACCGCCGTCGTGTGGGATCTGGTCTGGGCCGGTCACCTCACCAACGACACGCTCGCCCCGCTGCGGGCGGTGCTCGGCGCGGGCGGGTCGCACCGGTCCCGGCCGGCCGCCCCGCGCACCCGGTACCGCCGTCCCGGCCGGGTCGCGCTGCCCAGCCGCACCGGCCCGCCCACCGTCGCCGGCCGGTGGTCCCGGCTGCCCGACCGGGACCTCGACCCGACCCGCCGGGCCGCCGCCCTGGCCGACCTGCTGCTGGAACGGCACGGGGTGGTGACCCGGGGCGCGGTACTGGCGGAGCAGGTGACCGGCGGGTTCGCCGCGGTCTACCCGGTGCTCTCCGCGCTGGAGGAGCGGGGCGCGGCCCGGCGCGGCTACTTCGTCGAAGGGCTGGGCGCGGCCCAGTTCGCGGTGCCCGGGGCGGTGGACCGGATCCGCGCGCTCGCCGACCCCGCCGACGGGGCACGGGGGCGGGGCGGCCCGACCCTGGTGCTCGCCGCGACCGACCCGGCCAACCCGTACGGGGCGGCGCTGCCCTGGCCGGAGCGGGTGGTCGACTCCGGCGACGGGGCCGCGCCGGCGACCGGGCACCGGGCCGGACGCAAGGCCGGCGCGCTGGTGGTGCTGGTCGGCGGCGACCTGGTGCTCTACGTGGAGCGGGGCGGGCGGACCATCCTCTCCTTCACCGACGACACCGACACGCTCGCCGCCGCCGGCAAGGCGCTGGCCGACGCGGTGCACTCCGGGGCGCTCGGGGCGATGTCGGTGGAACGCGCCGACGGCGAGGCGGTGCAGGCGTCGCCGCTGCGTGACGCGCTCACCGCCGCCGGCTTCCGGGCCACCCCGCGTGGACTGCGGCTGCGCGGCTGA
- a CDS encoding Na+/H+ antiporter subunit A codes for MLVLLLLHLVAALAAPLLVRRWGPRACYPLALAPAAAVGWALARTPTVHDGGAVVETYAWISQLHLDVALRMTTLSWLMTLLVGGVGALVLVYCGRYFARDAVGLTRFVAVLVAFAGAMLGLVLADDLLLLYVFWELTTVFSYLLIGHSTERRSSRWAAAQALTVTTLGGLAMLVGFLILGDHAGSYRWSVIAGAPLPGGAALGVAVALILTGALAKSAIVPFNAWLPVAMAAPTPVSAYLHAAAMVKAGVYLIGLLAPVLADAGPWRPVVLTLGVVTMIAGGWAALRQCDLKLLLAYGTVSQLGLLAVVLGAGTADAALAGVAMLLAHALFKAALFLVVGIIDHDVGTRDLRELSGLGRRAPVLAGVATLAAASMAGVPPLLGFVAKEAVLAALTERPLLLAGLVAGTALTVAYSVRFLWGAFGTRPGAPPTEAAPVPVAMLAPPALLALAGLVAGPAATGLDGLLRPYAGLFGEPHEKLALWHGLTPALGLSALALAGGVALHAVRGPLAPALARLRSPVGGNQGYEWVTDRFDRLAIEVTGATQRGSLPQYLGTVLLALVLVPGGTLLATRPWAERVALWDSPVQLMVTLVISIAALFAVAARRRLTAMLLVGVTGYGTAMLFVLHGAPDLALTQFLVETATIAVFVLVLRRLPERFSARPLRRSRWTRRLIGLAVGVVLAGLALTAATARTAEPISVAFPDLAVLQGYGRNVVNVTLVDLRAWDTMGEISVLVVAATGVASLIFERSRTGPRPRRREPSEPHRDRRTVWLRGGPTLHEWHRSIVFEVVTRLVFHTLVLFSLFLLFSGHNAPGGGFSGGLVASLALALRYLAGGRYELAESAPVGAGPVLGAGLAISVGSGVVGLLATGTVLESTKVDLPLPGLGGPYLVTSLFFDVGVYLVVVGLMLDILRSLGAEVDRHIEAAGRSERGLVVRDGEST; via the coding sequence GTGCTCGTACTGCTGCTCCTCCACCTGGTGGCGGCGCTCGCCGCGCCGCTGCTCGTCCGCCGGTGGGGACCGCGTGCCTGCTACCCGCTGGCGCTCGCCCCGGCCGCCGCCGTCGGCTGGGCGCTGGCCCGTACGCCCACCGTGCACGACGGCGGCGCGGTCGTCGAGACGTACGCCTGGATCAGCCAGCTCCACCTCGACGTGGCCCTGCGGATGACGACCCTGTCCTGGCTGATGACCCTGCTGGTCGGCGGCGTCGGCGCCCTGGTGCTGGTCTACTGCGGCCGGTACTTCGCGCGCGACGCGGTCGGGCTGACCCGCTTCGTCGCGGTGCTGGTCGCCTTCGCCGGGGCGATGCTCGGCCTGGTCCTTGCCGACGACCTGCTGCTGCTCTACGTCTTCTGGGAGCTGACCACGGTCTTCTCCTACCTGTTGATCGGGCACAGCACCGAGCGGCGGTCCAGCCGGTGGGCCGCCGCCCAGGCGCTGACCGTCACCACTCTCGGCGGGCTGGCCATGCTCGTCGGGTTCCTCATCCTCGGGGACCACGCCGGCAGCTACCGCTGGTCGGTGATCGCCGGGGCGCCGCTGCCCGGCGGCGCCGCCCTCGGCGTCGCGGTGGCGCTGATCCTCACCGGGGCGCTGGCCAAGTCGGCGATCGTGCCGTTCAACGCCTGGCTGCCGGTGGCGATGGCCGCGCCCACCCCGGTCAGCGCGTACCTGCACGCGGCCGCCATGGTCAAGGCCGGCGTCTACCTGATCGGGCTGCTCGCCCCGGTGCTCGCCGACGCCGGCCCGTGGCGGCCGGTGGTGCTCACCCTCGGCGTGGTCACCATGATCGCCGGCGGCTGGGCCGCGCTGCGCCAGTGCGACCTGAAGCTGCTGCTGGCGTACGGCACGGTCAGCCAGCTCGGTCTGCTGGCGGTGGTGCTCGGCGCCGGCACCGCCGACGCCGCGCTCGCCGGGGTCGCGATGCTGCTGGCGCACGCCCTGTTCAAGGCGGCGCTCTTCCTCGTCGTCGGCATCATCGACCACGACGTCGGCACCCGTGACCTGCGGGAACTCAGCGGACTCGGCCGGCGCGCGCCGGTGCTCGCCGGGGTCGCCACGCTGGCCGCGGCGTCCATGGCCGGGGTCCCGCCGCTGCTCGGCTTCGTCGCCAAGGAGGCGGTCCTCGCCGCGCTCACCGAGCGGCCGCTGCTGCTCGCCGGGCTGGTGGCGGGGACCGCGCTCACCGTCGCGTACAGCGTCCGGTTCCTCTGGGGCGCCTTCGGCACCCGGCCGGGCGCCCCGCCCACCGAGGCGGCCCCGGTGCCGGTGGCGATGCTGGCGCCGCCGGCGCTGCTCGCCCTCGCCGGGCTGGTCGCCGGGCCCGCCGCCACCGGGCTGGACGGGCTGCTGCGCCCGTACGCCGGACTCTTCGGCGAGCCGCACGAGAAGCTGGCCCTCTGGCACGGCCTCACCCCGGCGCTCGGCCTGTCGGCGCTGGCGCTGGCCGGCGGGGTGGCGCTGCACGCGGTGCGCGGCCCGCTCGCCCCGGCGCTGGCCCGGCTCCGCTCGCCGGTCGGCGGCAACCAGGGGTACGAGTGGGTCACTGACCGCTTCGACCGGCTGGCCATCGAGGTCACCGGCGCGACCCAGCGCGGTTCCCTGCCGCAGTACCTGGGTACCGTGCTGCTCGCGCTGGTGCTGGTGCCCGGCGGCACGCTGCTGGCCACCCGGCCCTGGGCGGAGCGGGTCGCCCTGTGGGACAGCCCGGTGCAGCTGATGGTGACCCTGGTGATCTCCATCGCCGCGCTGTTCGCGGTGGCCGCCCGCCGCCGGCTCACCGCGATGCTGCTGGTCGGGGTGACCGGCTACGGCACCGCCATGCTCTTCGTGCTGCACGGCGCGCCCGACCTGGCGCTGACCCAGTTCCTGGTGGAGACCGCCACCATCGCGGTCTTCGTGCTGGTGCTGCGCCGCCTGCCGGAGCGGTTCTCCGCCCGTCCGCTGCGCCGCAGCCGCTGGACCCGGCGACTGATCGGCCTCGCCGTCGGAGTGGTGCTCGCCGGGCTCGCCCTGACCGCCGCCACCGCCCGCACCGCCGAACCGATCTCCGTGGCCTTCCCCGACCTCGCGGTCCTGCAGGGGTACGGCCGCAACGTGGTCAACGTGACACTCGTCGACCTGCGGGCCTGGGACACCATGGGCGAGATCTCGGTGCTGGTGGTGGCCGCCACCGGGGTGGCCAGCCTGATCTTCGAGCGGTCCCGCACCGGGCCCCGGCCCCGCCGCCGGGAGCCGTCCGAGCCGCACCGCGACCGGCGCACGGTCTGGCTGCGCGGTGGCCCCACCCTCCACGAGTGGCATCGCTCGATCGTCTTCGAGGTGGTCACCCGGCTGGTGTTCCACACCCTCGTGCTCTTCTCGCTCTTCCTGCTCTTCTCCGGCCACAACGCCCCGGGCGGCGGCTTCTCCGGCGGTCTGGTCGCGAGCCTGGCCCTGGCCCTGCGCTACCTCGCCGGCGGCCGGTACGAGCTCGCCGAGAGCGCCCCGGTCGGGGCCGGGCCGGTGCTCGGCGCCGGACTGGCGATCTCCGTCGGCAGCGGCGTGGTGGGACTGCTCGCCACCGGCACGGTGCTGGAGAGCACCAAGGTCGACCTGCCGCTGCCCGGGCTCGGCGGGCCCTACCTGGTGACCTCGCTCTTCTTCGACGTCGGCGTCTACCTCGTCGTGGTCGGGCTGATGCTGGACATCCTGCGCAGCCTCGGCGCCGAGGTGGACCGGCACATCGAGGCGGCCGGCAGGTCCGAGCGCGGCCTGGTCGTCCGGGACGGGGAGTCGACGTGA
- a CDS encoding Na(+)/H(+) antiporter subunit C, producing the protein MNSGGTGPTIVLVLAVGVLAGTGVTLLLERSLTRILLGVILLGNGVNLLILLGGRSGGAPVVGAGPPGDFSDPLPQAMILTAIVITFGLTAFLAAVAYRSWYLSGDDEVQDDLEDRQIVRLAERNEIASRDLGGEGSGEDPEQVDPGPAHRRLRRSGGEQ; encoded by the coding sequence GTGAACAGCGGCGGCACGGGGCCGACCATCGTGCTGGTGCTCGCCGTGGGCGTGCTCGCCGGCACCGGGGTGACGCTGCTGCTGGAGCGGAGCCTGACCCGGATCCTGCTCGGCGTCATCCTGCTCGGCAACGGCGTGAACCTGCTCATCCTGCTCGGCGGCCGGTCCGGCGGCGCCCCCGTGGTGGGCGCCGGCCCGCCCGGTGACTTCAGCGACCCGCTGCCCCAGGCGATGATCCTCACCGCCATCGTGATCACCTTCGGGCTGACCGCCTTCCTGGCCGCCGTGGCGTACCGCAGCTGGTACCTCAGCGGCGACGACGAGGTGCAGGACGACCTGGAGGACCGGCAGATCGTCCGGCTCGCCGAGCGCAACGAGATCGCCAGCCGCGACCTCGGCGGCGAGGGGTCGGGCGAGGACCCGGAGCAGGTCGACCCCGGGCCGGCCCACCGCCGGCTGCGCCGATCCGGGGGCGAGCAGTGA